Below is a genomic region from Ammonifex degensii KC4.
TGAGGAAGACCAGCGTGCCGTTGTGAGCCAGACTTTCCCAATTGAGGTTAGAACCTTCTTTACCCGGATCTTCACTCCCGGTAGCCACGGTAAAGCTGGCCACATAGTCCCGGTGGGTGAGGGGTATCCCAGCGTAGGCAGGGATAGCTATGGCCGCCGTCACCCCCGGCACCACCTCAAAGGGAATCCCGGCTTCCTTCAGGGCTTCTGCCTCTTCCCCTCCCCGCCCGAAGACGAAGGGGTCTCCACCTTTCAGCCGCACCACTACCTTCCCTTCCTGCGCGTAGCGCACCAGAAGGGAGTTTATCTCTTCCTGGCTTAAAGCGTGTTTCCCCGGTTCCTTCCCCACAAAGACCAAGCTGGCTTCCGGACGAGCGTGGTTTAAAAGGGCTGGGTTCACCAGACGGTCGTAAACCACCACGTCGGCCTTCGCCAGAACTTCTGCCCCCTTGAGGGTAATGAGCCCCGGATCCCCGGGACCCCCACCTACCAAGTAAACCTTTCCCCCCATTCCCCAACCTCCAACCACAAGCTTATCCTCGCAGCAACTCTTCGGCGCCTTCCCGGAGGAGCCGTTCGGCCAGTCTTATCCCCACTTCTTCCGGATAGGCAGTGGAGCCGCTTTCTTGCCCCCGGACAATCCTCTTTCCTTCCGGATCGGCCACCAGCCCCTCCAGCAAGATCTCGGCTCCTGCCACCCGCGCCAGGGCAGCTATGGGTACGTGACACCCCCCTCCCAGCCAGCGTAAAAAGGCCCGTTCGGCGGTCACTTCCAGGCGCGTGGTCGGATCATCCAGCACCTCTACCATCTTTCTGAGCTCCCGGTCTTCTTTTCTCATTTCCACCCCTATGGCCCCCTGCGCTACTGCCGGAAGGCAGACCTGGTAAGGAAGAAGTGTCATTCTTCCGGTAAGATCGAGCCTGAGCCTTCTAAGCCCGGCCCAGGCCAGCACCACTGCCTCGCACTCTCCCTTTTCCAGCTTGCGCAGGCGGGTGGGCACGTTCCCCCTCAGGGGTACAAAGTTTAGATCTGGACGGGCCGCTTTCAGCTGGGCCTGCCGCCTTAGGCTGGAGGTACCTATCCTGGCCCCTTCCGGCAGGTCCTCCAGCCCTGCCCCCGTCAGGGATATGAGCACATCCCCCGGATGCTCACGAGGAAGCACAGCCCCTACACAGAGTTCCTCCGGCAGCTCGGTGGGGAGGTCTTTGAGGCTGTGCACCGCCAGGTCTATTTTTTCTTCCAGCAGGGCTACTTCCAGCTCCTTGGTAAAAAGCCCCTTCCCCCCTATGCGGGGAAGGGCTAAGTTTCGTACCTTATCGCCGGTAGTTTTAATTTTAACTATTTCGTATGTATAATGCGGCCATCTTTCCCGGAGGATCTGCAAAACTTGCTCCGTCTGGGCCAGGGCCAAATCGCTCCCCCGGGTGCCAATGCGCAGGCAACGCTTGCTTTTCCGCATGTTTTCTAACTTTTACCTCCGCTTGAACACTCGCTTCTGGCTTCCGCCTTTTCTATCTCCAGGTTAAAAAGCTCCTGCAAGGCCTCGGCGTAAACGTGCCCCCGGGTGGTCAGGGCTAGCTCTTTTAACCGCACTATGGGATCGTGCAGAAGCTGGTTGACAAGGCTGTTAGCCAGAGAGAGCACGGCCTTTTGCTGCTGGGGAGTAAGCGGACCCAGCCGATTCAAAGCCCGCTTGAGCTCCCGCTGTTTTATCTCTTCGCCGCGCTCTTTAAGGGCGGCTATCAAGGGAACCACCGCCCGCTCGGCCTGGCGGCGCAAGAACTTGTCCACTTCCTCTTCTATGATGGCCTCTGCTTGGACCGCCGCCTGCCGCCGGGCCGCGTAGTTTTCGTCCACCACCTTGCCCAAAGCGTCGATGTCGTAAAGCATGACCCCGGGGAGCTTTCCTACCTCCGGATCCACGTCGCGGGGGACGGCTATATCGATGAGAAAGAGCTTCCTCCCGCCCCGCCGCCGCATGACCTCAAGCATGGCCTCGGCATGAATGACGTAGTGGGTGGCCGCCGTACAGCTGATCACTATGTCCGCATCCAGCATCTGTTCGTAAAGCTCGTCAAAGCGCACGGCCCGGCCGCCAAAGCGTGCCGCCAGCTCCTGGGCGTGATCAAAGGAGCGGTTGGATACTATCACTCCCGCCACCCCGTTGGCCACCAGGTGCTTGGCCGTGAGCTCCCCCATCTTGCCCGCGCCCACTATCAGCACCGTACGCCCCGCCAGGCTGCCCAGCGCCTGCCGGGCCAGTTCCACCGCCGCGGAGCTCACCGAAACCGCGTTGCGATCAATACCAGTTTCCGTGCGCACCCGCTTCCCCACCGCCAGGGCCTGCTGGAAGAGAGCGTTGAAGTAGCTCTCGGTGGCGCCCACCTCCAGCGCCAGGTGGTAGGCGTCGCGTACCTGCCCCAGTATCTGGGTTTCCCCTAATACCATCGAGTCCAGGCCCGAAGCCACCCGGAAAAGATGTTTGACACAGTTACGCTCGGTGTGGGCGTAAAGATAGGGCTTAAGCCCCGTCTCGAACTCTACTCCCGTCCGTCGAGAAATGACCTCTATGACCGCCGTGCGGGCCACTTCCTTGGAAAGGAGCAGGTAAAACTCCGTGCGGTTACAGGTAGAGAGCAGAACCGCCGCCTCCACTCCGGGCTTGCGCTTGAGCTCGACCAGCAGCTCGCGCGCTTGAGCCGGAGTGAAGGAGAAGCGCTCCCGCACCTGGACCGGCGCTGTCCGGTGGTTAAGCCCCACCACTATCAAGAACACGCCTTACCAACTCCTTTGCCCGGCCAAGGTCGTTGCGTTCCAAAGCTTCCACGACATCCGGACTTACCAACCCGGCCAGCACTCGCTCCTTTTTCCCCTCCTCAAGCTTTAAGAGATGGGGGCGTAACTCTCCTAAAAAAGCCAGAAACTCCCCCCAGGCCGGAGAGAGCCTGGCTTCCAGCCACTGCCGCAAAGCCCGGGCCAGCCCCGGGCTCTTCCCCTGGGTGGAAATGGCCACGGTCAAGTCCCCCCGGCGCACCACCGAGGGCACATAAAAATCGCAAAGCTCCGGAGTGTCGACCACGTTCACCCATACTCCGTTCGCCCGGCATTCTTGGGCTATAGCCTCGTTTACCTCCCGGCTGTCGGTAGCGCTTATCACCAAGAAGGCTCCCGCCGTGTCGCCCGCCCGGAACTCCCGGGCCCACCACTCTATCTTCCCTTCTTGGGCCCACCTACGCAACGAAGGCGTTAGTTCAGGGCTTACGACCCGCACCCGGGCCCGGCAGGCCAAGAGCCCCTCCACCTTACGGGTGGCCACCTGTCCGCCGCCCACTACTACGCAAAGCTTCCCTTCCAGCCGTAAGAAGATAGGATAAAGCACGCTCCCTCTCCTTCAATGGTATCAAAAACTGCGGGTGATGACGAACTCGGCAATTTGCTCCAGGCGGCGGCGC
It encodes:
- the hemC gene encoding hydroxymethylbilane synthase; this encodes MRKSKRCLRIGTRGSDLALAQTEQVLQILRERWPHYTYEIVKIKTTGDKVRNLALPRIGGKGLFTKELEVALLEEKIDLAVHSLKDLPTELPEELCVGAVLPREHPGDVLISLTGAGLEDLPEGARIGTSSLRRQAQLKAARPDLNFVPLRGNVPTRLRKLEKGECEAVVLAWAGLRRLRLDLTGRMTLLPYQVCLPAVAQGAIGVEMRKEDRELRKMVEVLDDPTTRLEVTAERAFLRWLGGGCHVPIAALARVAGAEILLEGLVADPEGKRIVRGQESGSTAYPEEVGIRLAERLLREGAEELLRG
- a CDS encoding precorrin-2 dehydrogenase/sirohydrochlorin ferrochelatase family protein, which translates into the protein MLYPIFLRLEGKLCVVVGGGQVATRKVEGLLACRARVRVVSPELTPSLRRWAQEGKIEWWAREFRAGDTAGAFLVISATDSREVNEAIAQECRANGVWVNVVDTPELCDFYVPSVVRRGDLTVAISTQGKSPGLARALRQWLEARLSPAWGEFLAFLGELRPHLLKLEEGKKERVLAGLVSPDVVEALERNDLGRAKELVRRVLDSGGA
- the hemA gene encoding glutamyl-tRNA reductase; the protein is MFLIVVGLNHRTAPVQVRERFSFTPAQARELLVELKRKPGVEAAVLLSTCNRTEFYLLLSKEVARTAVIEVISRRTGVEFETGLKPYLYAHTERNCVKHLFRVASGLDSMVLGETQILGQVRDAYHLALEVGATESYFNALFQQALAVGKRVRTETGIDRNAVSVSSAAVELARQALGSLAGRTVLIVGAGKMGELTAKHLVANGVAGVIVSNRSFDHAQELAARFGGRAVRFDELYEQMLDADIVISCTAATHYVIHAEAMLEVMRRRGGRKLFLIDIAVPRDVDPEVGKLPGVMLYDIDALGKVVDENYAARRQAAVQAEAIIEEEVDKFLRRQAERAVVPLIAALKERGEEIKQRELKRALNRLGPLTPQQQKAVLSLANSLVNQLLHDPIVRLKELALTTRGHVYAEALQELFNLEIEKAEARSECSSGGKS